One Cervus canadensis isolate Bull #8, Minnesota chromosome 13, ASM1932006v1, whole genome shotgun sequence DNA segment encodes these proteins:
- the CHML gene encoding rab proteins geranylgeranyltransferase component A 2 translates to MANSLPTEFDVIVMGTGLPESILAAACSRSGQRVLHLDSKSYYGGNWASFSFPGLLSWLKEHRQNSDTGEESPAAWQDMIHETEEAIPLCKKDETIQHAEVFCYATQGMDGNIEELDALQKNPSCVASSTLIKPLNSACLSEETHSSHVTSYEVPTQDTPKNNEEITDTAETSVKEEYCVYNTYKHTVSDGIKDEIKPALEDISVPPKRKRITYSQIVKEGRRFNIDLSSKLLYSQGLLIDLLIKSNVSRYAEFKNVTRILAFREGKVEQVPCSRADVFNSKELSMVEKRMLMKFLTFCLDYEQHPEEYQAFTQCSFSEYLKTKKLTPSLQHFILHSIAMTSESSCTTVDGLKATKNFLQCLGRFGNTPFLFPLYGQGEIPQCFCRMCAVFGGIYCLRHKVQCLVVDRESGRCKAIIDHLGQRINAKYFIVEDSYLSKETCSSVQYKQISRAVLITDQSVLKTDSDQQISILTVPPVEPGAHAVRITELCSSTMTCMKDTYLVHLTCSSSKTAREDLESVVKKLFTPYSETEVDQEELPKPELLWALYFNMRDSSGVSRSSYSGLPSNVYVCTGPDCGLGSEHAVKQAETLFHEIFPSEEFCPPPPNPEDIFFDSDEKPAEPLGTNNIIMAKLESSEGSKNLESSGKHLQN, encoded by the coding sequence ATGGCCAACAGTCTCCCAACAGAGTTTGATGTGATAGTGATGGGGACAGGTCTGCCTGAATCCATCCTTGCCGCTGCATGTTCCAGAAGTGGTCAAAGGGTTCTGCATCTCGATTCAAAAAGTTACTATGGGGGAAACTGGGCTAGTTTCAGCTTTCCAGGATTGCTGTCCTGGTTGAAGGAACATCGGCAAAACAGTGACACTGGGGAAGAAAGCCCTGCTGCATGGCAAGACATGATCCATGAAACAGAAGAAGCCATCCCTCTTTGCAAGAAGGATGAAACCATTCAACATGCTGAAGTTTTTTGTTATGCCACTCAGGGCATGGATGGCAATATTGAAGAGCTTGATGCTCTGCAGAAAAATCCTTCTTGTGTAGCATCTAGTACCCTCATAAAACCTCTGAATTCTGCATGCTTGTCTGAGGAAACACACTCATCACATGTTACTAGCTATGAAGTGCCTACACAAGACACTCcaaaaaacaatgaagaaataacTGATACAGCAGAAACTTCTGTGAAAGAAGAATATTGTGTGTATAATACTTATAAACACACAGTTTCAGATGGCATTAAAGATgaaatcaaacctgcattggaagacatCAGTGTGCCACCAAAGAGAAAGAGGATTACTTACTCTCAAATAGTTAAAGAAGGCAGGAGGTTTAATATTGATCTGTCATCGAAGCTGCTTTATTCTCAAGGACTGTTAATTGATCTGTTAATCAAATCAAATGTTAGTCGTTACGCAGAATTTAAAAATGTCACTAGGATTCTTGCATTTCGAGAAGGAAAAGTAGAGCAGGTGCCTTGTTCCAGAGCAGATGTCTTTAATAGCAAAGAGCTCAGTATGGTTGAAAAGAGGATGCTAATGAAATTTCTTACATTTTGTTTAGATTATGAACAACATCCAGAGGAATACCAAGCTTTCACACAATGCTCATTTTCAGAGTATttgaaaaccaaaaaattaaCCCCCAGCCTCCAACATTTTATACTTCACTCGATTGCCATGACGTCAGAATCATCTTGCACTACAGTAGATGGCCTTAAAGCAACAAAAAACTTTCTTCAGTGTCTTGGACGGTTTGGCAACACTccctttttatttcccttatatGGCCAAGGCGAAATTCCCCAGTGTTTCTGCAGGATGTGTGCAGTTTTCGGTGGAATATATTGTCTTCGCCATAAAGTACAATGCCTTGTAGTTGACAGAGAATCTGGAAGatgtaaagcaattatagatCACCTTGGTCAAAGGATCAATGCTAAATACTTCATTGTGGAGGATAGTTACCTGTCTAAGGAAACATGTTCGAGTGTGCAGTACAAGCAGATCTCCAGGGCAGTGCTCATTACGGATCAGTCTGTCCTAAAGACAGATTCAGATCAGCAGATTTCCATTTTGACAGTACCTCCGGTGGAACCAGGAGCGCATGCTGTCCGAATCACTGAATTGTGTTCTTCAACCATGACATGCATGAAAGACACCTACCTGGTGCATCTGACCTGTTCATCTTccaaaacagcaagagaagacTTAGAATCAGTGGTGAAGAAATTATTTACCCCGTATTCTGAGACAGAAGTAGACCAGGAAGAACTTCCAAAGCCAGAACTCTTGTGGGCTCTTTATTTTAACATGAGAGATTCCTCGGGAGTCAGCCGAAGCTCTTATAGTGGCTTGCCTTCCAACGTTTATGTCTGCACTGGGCCTGACTGTGGACTCGGAAGTGAGCATGCCGTCAAGCAAGCTGAAACACTCTTCCACGAGATCTTTCCAAGT